From Clostridium cylindrosporum DSM 605, the proteins below share one genomic window:
- a CDS encoding ABC transporter permease codes for MNFLECFKGAIKNVRSNKMRSFLTMLGIIIGISSVITIVSIGQGGHDFISKEFEGIGSNALSISVKSKAGEVLDRYYFHKEDVNMLINKVPEVIDVAPILQGYGAVVYKNKSKEVTILSTAPSYRNIINANVLEGRFLSDSDVEAARNVVIIDDIAGKKLYPRESPIGQKLTIRTSAKASSYTIVGMIKNPNPTLAYEFSEDFPGMIFIPYTTSEKILRTPNISTMVATVSDMNRSKEISRKIVHILDNKYRAHDRYTVEEAFKQVDLVNKVLSMFTLVIGTIAGISLVVGGIGVMNIMLVSVTERTREIGIRKALGAKKKDIMLQFLTESLIICLIGGTLGMLIGISFSMAIGSLVGVMPSVSISIVILAFAFSSAIGIFFGIYPAKKAAELNPIDALRYE; via the coding sequence ATGAACTTTTTAGAATGTTTTAAAGGTGCCATCAAAAATGTACGTTCAAACAAAATGCGTTCCTTTCTAACAATGCTAGGAATAATAATTGGTATATCCTCAGTTATAACCATAGTTTCTATAGGACAAGGTGGACATGACTTTATATCAAAGGAATTTGAAGGCATCGGTAGCAACGCACTAAGTATATCTGTAAAATCAAAGGCTGGAGAAGTTCTTGATAGGTACTACTTTCATAAAGAAGATGTAAATATGCTTATTAATAAAGTTCCAGAGGTTATTGACGTTGCCCCTATACTTCAAGGATATGGGGCGGTAGTATATAAGAATAAGTCTAAGGAAGTAACTATTTTATCAACTGCCCCCTCCTACAGAAATATAATAAATGCAAATGTGCTAGAGGGAAGATTCTTATCCGACTCTGATGTTGAAGCTGCTAGAAATGTAGTTATTATAGATGACATTGCAGGAAAAAAACTTTATCCTAGAGAAAGTCCTATAGGTCAAAAGCTTACGATTAGGACATCAGCTAAAGCCTCTTCATATACAATAGTAGGTATGATAAAAAATCCTAACCCAACCCTTGCTTACGAATTTTCTGAGGACTTTCCTGGTATGATATTCATTCCTTACACTACATCTGAAAAGATACTTCGTACACCTAATATAAGCACAATGGTTGCAACGGTTTCAGATATGAACCGTTCAAAGGAAATATCAAGAAAAATAGTCCATATACTAGACAATAAATATAGAGCACATGATAGATATACTGTAGAAGAAGCATTTAAACAAGTTGACCTTGTAAACAAAGTCCTTTCCATGTTTACACTAGTTATAGGAACTATAGCTGGAATATCACTAGTTGTAGGTGGAATTGGAGTTATGAACATAATGCTTGTATCAGTAACAGAAAGAACAAGGGAAATAGGAATACGAAAAGCCCTAGGAGCTAAGAAAAAAGACATTATGCTTCAGTTCCTAACAGAGTCACTTATAATATGTCTTATAGGTGGAACCCTTGGAATGTTAATTGGAATATCATTTTCAATGGCAATAGGCTCACTAGTTGGGGTTATGCCATCAGTATCAATTAGTATAGTTATATTAGCCTTTGCATTCTCATCAGCTATAGGAATATTCTTCGGAATTTATCCTGCTAAGAAGGCAGCAGAACTTAATCCTATTGATGCGTTAAGATATGAATAA
- a CDS encoding DHHW family protein, with the protein MIKDIKLAILTVVFILIIFPLGIYNLFKGDRVYSDIENRNLMKKPKVSIKGIWNGKYFQDYEEYTKDQFAFKDSIVSSYVKFNFYALGRDKVNGFYLGNGGRLYEDRDIDVENSIELVKKRNDYIKKLSDEIKSMGKDFYFLYAPYSSDYDIDPLPLYAKANMKKVLEVESVINSLSNSVDYINMRDIFDKKAEGLPDKADKFYFKTDHHWNIDGAYMAYEYIVNKAREKFKDVPEPLRPNEEFMVDTYYKFNGSYNRKLQFNIDSNDEIKVYRPRKDLMKERITDYGPGSDPIDKDLLESKSSYSVFMGGDKARDMIKTNRKELPNILVIGNSFTNAAETLLYTNFNQMHSIDVRDDNQGAYDIAHYAKRNNIDIVVFIRGGI; encoded by the coding sequence ATGATAAAAGACATAAAGCTAGCTATACTAACTGTTGTTTTTATTCTTATTATATTTCCTCTTGGTATATATAATCTATTTAAAGGGGATAGGGTTTACTCAGATATAGAAAATAGAAACTTAATGAAGAAGCCTAAGGTAAGTATTAAAGGAATATGGAATGGGAAGTACTTTCAGGACTATGAAGAATATACAAAGGATCAGTTTGCATTTAAAGATTCTATAGTATCATCATATGTAAAGTTTAACTTCTACGCTCTAGGTAGAGATAAGGTAAATGGATTTTATCTAGGTAATGGTGGGAGACTTTATGAAGACAGGGATATAGACGTAGAGAATAGCATTGAATTAGTGAAAAAAAGAAACGATTATATAAAAAAGCTATCAGATGAAATAAAATCAATGGGTAAGGACTTTTACTTCCTATATGCACCATATAGTTCTGATTATGATATAGACCCGCTGCCGCTATATGCTAAGGCTAACATGAAAAAGGTACTAGAGGTGGAGTCGGTAATAAACTCATTATCAAACTCCGTTGACTATATAAATATGAGAGATATATTTGATAAAAAAGCAGAAGGACTTCCTGATAAAGCTGATAAATTCTACTTCAAAACAGACCATCACTGGAATATAGATGGAGCCTACATGGCCTATGAGTATATAGTGAACAAGGCTAGGGAAAAATTTAAAGATGTTCCAGAACCTCTAAGACCAAATGAGGAATTCATGGTAGATACATACTATAAATTTAACGGAAGCTATAACAGAAAGCTACAATTTAACATAGATTCAAATGATGAAATCAAAGTATATAGACCAAGAAAAGACCTTATGAAGGAGAGAATAACAGATTATGGCCCGGGAAGTGACCCTATAGATAAGGACCTTTTAGAATCTAAATCATCCTACTCAGTATTTATGGGAGGAGATAAGGCACGGGATATGATTAAAACAAATAGAAAAGAGCTTCCAAACATTCTTGTAATAGGAAACTCCTTTACTAATGCAGCAGAAACACTACTATACACCAACTTTAATCAAATGCACTCAATAGATGTTAGAGATGATAATCAAGGAGCTTATGATATAGCTCATTATGCTAAAAGAAATAATATAGATATAGTGGTTTTTATTAGAGGTGGAATTTAG
- a CDS encoding MBOAT family O-acyltransferase, whose product MVFSSLVFLFIFLPLIVLMYYISPKRYRNLTLLVGSLIFYGYGGVRFLIVVLLSIILNYCFGVLVHEYRLYKIKKRLVLILAVVVNLVILAYFKYFNFFVDNYNALFGESYVFSKVIMPIGISFFTFQALSYVIDVYNGDKFQRKITDLALYIVLFPQLIAGPIVRYRDVASQINKRDENINDFGEGVERFILGLGKKVLIANILGEVANDTFEAESISVMLSWVGIIAYTFQIYYDFSGYSDMAIGLGKMFGFTFLENFSYPYISKSITEFWRRWHISLGTWFRDYVYIPLGGSRHGAFRTGINLFIVWLFTGFWHGASWTFVIWGLYFGFIIGIEKAFLMKVLNVMPNMLRIMYTMVIVIIGWVLFRSEDLDSMMNYLMDMFGASSNSLYNARDFFYIANYRYEFILGFLFMTPLVRNTIIKLENSSIKAVSAFFSIVFTPLVLIVILYMVVMTLTNTGFNPFIYFRF is encoded by the coding sequence ATGGTTTTTTCAAGCTTAGTATTTTTATTTATTTTTTTACCATTAATAGTACTTATGTATTATATATCTCCTAAAAGATATAGGAATCTAACTTTATTAGTTGGAAGTTTGATTTTCTATGGATATGGAGGAGTAAGATTTCTAATAGTAGTTCTATTGTCGATAATACTTAATTACTGTTTTGGGGTTTTAGTTCATGAATATAGATTATATAAAATTAAAAAAAGATTAGTTCTTATATTGGCGGTTGTAGTTAATCTAGTAATACTAGCTTACTTTAAGTATTTTAATTTCTTTGTTGATAACTACAATGCATTATTTGGTGAAAGTTATGTTTTTAGTAAAGTTATTATGCCTATAGGAATATCCTTTTTCACCTTTCAAGCATTAAGTTATGTAATAGATGTGTATAATGGGGATAAGTTTCAAAGAAAAATAACAGATTTGGCACTTTACATTGTTCTTTTTCCACAGCTTATAGCAGGTCCCATAGTTAGATATAGGGATGTTGCATCTCAGATTAATAAAAGGGATGAAAATATCAATGACTTTGGGGAAGGGGTAGAAAGATTTATTTTAGGACTTGGTAAAAAGGTGCTTATAGCCAATATACTAGGAGAAGTCGCAAATGATACATTTGAAGCGGAATCTATTTCTGTAATGCTATCCTGGGTCGGGATAATTGCATATACATTTCAAATATACTATGACTTTTCTGGGTACTCAGATATGGCAATTGGTCTTGGGAAGATGTTTGGATTTACCTTCCTTGAAAACTTCAGCTACCCATATATAAGTAAATCTATAACAGAATTCTGGAGAAGGTGGCATATTTCACTTGGAACATGGTTTAGAGACTATGTGTATATTCCCTTAGGAGGAAGTAGACATGGTGCATTTAGAACAGGTATAAATCTATTTATAGTATGGCTTTTTACAGGTTTTTGGCATGGGGCTAGTTGGACATTTGTTATATGGGGGCTTTATTTTGGATTTATTATAGGAATTGAAAAAGCTTTCCTTATGAAGGTTCTAAATGTAATGCCAAATATGCTTAGAATCATGTACACTATGGTAATAGTTATTATAGGGTGGGTACTATTTAGATCTGAGGACTTAGATTCTATGATGAATTACTTAATGGATATGTTTGGTGCGAGTTCCAATAGCTTATACAATGCTCGGGATTTTTTCTATATAGCTAATTATAGATATGAATTTATACTAGGATTTTTATTTATGACTCCTTTAGTTCGTAATACAATTATAAAGCTTGAAAATTCAAGTATCAAAGCAGTTAGTGCATTTTTTAGTATAGTCTTTACACCACTTGTTCTTATTGTAATTCTTTATATGGTTGTAATGACGCTTACTAATACAGGATTTAACCCATTTATATATTTTAGATTCTAG